The genomic stretch CAGAGGGATAGACTGGGAAGCCTATCCGGTAGATGACTTTATCTGTCGTCATTCTCCGGTGGAACATCTCCTTAATCGGGTGGAGCTGGCCTTTGCCCGGGCCCATAGGGTGGCTGACAACAACCCCCTTACCAAATTGCCGGGGAACTCCTCTATCCTTAAGGCCATCCAGGAGGCTATCGAGGCCGGCAGGGCTGTAGTCATTGGCTATGTAGATATCGACAACTTCAAACCATATAACGATCGCTATGGTTTCGCCCGGGGAGATGAGGTTATTCGCATGTTGGCCCGGATCTTGGTCAACGTCATCACTGAGAAGGCCCCTCAGGCAAGCTTTGTCGGTCATGTGGGTGGGGATGATTTCGTTTTCATCTGTCCTCTGGAGGTGGCGGAGGAGGTGGCCCGGGAGGTCATCAGACACTTTGACTCCCTCATCAAACTCTTCGTAGATGAGGAAGACCTTGAGGCCGGGGAGTTTGTCTCCAAGGATCGTCAGGGAAACCTCAGGCGTTTTCCATTGCCAAGTATCTCTATCGCCATGGTGGTCAATCTTCCCGGGCGCTATTCCCATTATGGAGAGGTGGCTTCGGTGGCCGCTCAAATAAAAAAGGCGGTAAAAAAGATTCCTGGCTCAACCTACTTGCTGGATCGCCGTCAGGCGCCATCTGAACAGGAGACCTCCGGCTATCAGCATAGCCAGACTGAGGATCTGGCCCATAGTCAGGAATCCCAAGACAAAGCCTAGCTGGGGGTCAGGTTCTCGGAAAAACTCTACCAAAAAGCGGAGAAGGGCGTAGCTGATCAGAAAGACAGCCAGTTGGACTCCACTGGGCCATTTTTTCCGACGCGCCCGCCACATGATAGCCAAGAGGATCGGGCCTTCCAGAATGGCTTCATAGAGTTGAGAGGGGTGTCTGGGGAGTGGCCCTCCCTGGGGGAATACCATGGCCCAGGGAACCTGGCTTACCCGACCATAGAGTTCTCCATTTATAAAGTTGGCGATTCGTCCCAGCCCCAGGCCAATGGGTGCCGGAAGTACAAAACGATCCGCCCAAAAAAAGAAATCTTCATTGTGGCGCCTGCACCAGAGCCATCCGGCCAAGATGGCCCCCAGAAGGCCACCGTGAAAAGACATTCCTCCATGCCAAGTGGCCGGTATCTCCAGAGGGTGGGCGAGGTAGTAGTCTAGATTGTAGAATAAGACATAGCCAAGTCGAGCCCCGACCACCAGGCCGATAATCAGATAGAAGAGAAGGGAGTCAAGCCGGGTAATCCTTCTGGCCTCTCCTAGCCTGAGGAGTTCCCTTTTTACCAAGAGGTAGGCGCTCAGAAAGCCCACCACATACATCAGGCCGTACCAGCGGATAGAAAGAGGGCCGATACGGAAGATCTCCGGGTCGATCCGAGGGTAAGGAAGCATAGCTAAAGGGTGCCACGGGTGTGAGGGCTGTCAAGAGCGCCGGCGAACCCTGACTTTGGCCACAATCTTTTCGTAGTAGACCTGTTCTTTTTCAAGGTTAACCGGGCGCCGGCGCATCAGGTTGAGCTTGGTAATTAGAAGGTTGAGCTTTTTTATCTGCCGGTACTTGGTGCCTTCATCTTCTAGATGGTCGAGGAGGTCTTCGGTGGTCTTTATCTCCTTCATCAATTGGACTTCAGGGGGCAGATAACCAGCGTTTTTAAGGATCTTGTAAGCCATGCGCAGCTCTTCAGGCACGTGGGAGAGGTCTTCTAGAACCAAAGGTTTGCCCTTTCCTTCAAGATTCTCAAACTCTCCCCGCTCCATGGCTTCCTGAATACGACGTTCGGCGATCTTTTCAAAGACTTGCAAGATCCCCATTATGGCGATCACAGGCCTCCTTTTTTGATCTTCTGCTGAAGTTCAGCAAGCTTGGCCTCGACAAAGAAAAGCCGCTGACCAAAGGGCTTTCGCTCTATAAGTTTCTCATAGGCCGATAAGGCTGCTTGAATCTGGCCAGAGGCCTCCTGAACTCGGGCTAAGTCAAGATAGACAATTTCCTCAATTCCCTCTCCGAAGGAAAGGGCCTTCTGGTAATAAGAAGCGGCCTGGTGGTAATCTTCTTCGTCTTCATAAAGGTAGCCAAGCCCCAAAAGAAGAAAGGGCTGATTGGCCTTTGAGGCAGTCTTCAAGGCGGATTTAAGTTCTTCCTGGGCCTTTTTATACTGCTGATCTTGGCGATAACCCTCAGCAAGCATGATTCTAGCCAGGGTGGCGGCACCGGTGTGAGGATATTTCTTGACAATATCTTTAAGGACCTGGCGGTATTCTTGAGGGCTTTTGGCCTCGGCCGTGGTCAATCTCAGTGAGGCTTCGGCCGCCTGCTGGGCCTTTTGGTGATTGTAGAGCCCCCAAGCTGCGGCACCAATAACGGCCACAACGACAACAATAATAATCTCTCGGAGATACTTTTCGGCAAGTTTTACCCACCGCTGATGAAAAGACGGCTCCGGGCCCCTGGTACTGTCCTTCTCCATGGTCGCTCCTTATACATTACTTGGAACCAAAGTAGTCGTCCCAACGAAAGATAAGAGGTTTGGCCGCCTCGTCTTGGATAGCGCAGTCAACCACTTCACCAATAAAAAGAACGTGGTCTCCCGCCTCACAGGTAGAGACCACCTCACATTCGTAATAGGCAAAGGCCTCCTTGAGGACTGGCGACCCCTTTAGGGCACTAAGAAAATCTATCCCCTGAAATTTATCCTCCTGACGGCCGCTCTTGAATCCAAAGTGCTTGGCCAGATCTATCTGGCCCTCCTTAAGGGCATTAAGGCAAAAGTAGCCACTTTCTTGGATAAGCCCGTAAGTGTATCGCTGAGGGGCAATAGCCACCATCAGGTAGGCAGGTTTGAAGGAGACCTGACTTACCCAGGCTGCGGTCATGCCGTTGATTTTATCTTTGGCCCTTACGGTAACTACATAGACCCCCTGGGTTATACCCTTGGTGATGATTTGTTGTCTGCCCATGACCGCCTCCTAAATAATTTCTTCTGAGATCTTAGCGAAACAGGCCAGCAAATTCTAGAAAATCTTTCCAGATACCTCGCTTGTGTTCGGGAAACTCCTCAAGGAGGATCTGCTGCCATTTGGGAGCGGTTGGCCTTTTGAGAAGCTTCATGCCAGCCTCCTCTGGGGTCCGGTCTCCCTTTTTGAGGTTGCATTTACGGCAACAAAGGACCACGTTGCCCCAAACCGTTTTCCCTCCCCGGCTCTTGGGGATTATATGATCGATGGTCCGGTCTTTGGCCGAACGGACACTCCGACCACAATACTGGCAGGTGAAATTGTCACGAATAAAAAGATTAGCCCGGCTAAAGACCACTTCGGAGCGAGGTAAACGATCGTAGCGATTGAGAATGATGGCCTCCGGGGCCATAATGGCCAGGCTGGGACTGCGGATGAGCCGGCCGTTGTCGTAGAAGTTGGAGGCCTCAACCCACTCCTCCAGGGTGTGGGTAGTCCAATCTGGGGTGATTACCCGGGCATTGCCTTTGAAAAGCTGACAGATGGCCTTGAGCACAGTAGTTATCTGGATGGCCTGGTAATAACGATTAAGGACTAATACCTTTTCAGAAAGGATTCCATTTTTACTCATTTTCAATGCCAGTCATTCATTTGTAGCCTCAATTTTTGACATGTCAATAACCCGGCAAAGACGACAGTAAGGATCTGCCTCAGCTAACCTTTCTTTTTCTTAAAATCGACCAAGGGAAAAATTCCTGGGGAGACTTTTTTGAGATCTCTAAAGGGCCAAGATTGATGATTATCGACTCTAAAGCCCCTTTCTTGTTAAAAGAAGAAATAAATTTTTAATAAATCAAAGTTTTTCTAGCTTATAAAGTGAGATATTTGGAGATTTTGCCTTTTTAGGAATGTTTTCTTAAGAAAGTAAAAACATCATCGACTATAATGGCCTAATAACAAGGTGAATCGTCAACCATAATTATAAAAAAAAGTTGCAATTGTCTAATTAAGAGGCTAATTTTTGTGCCATGACTAAGCCGGAGTTTACTCTAGACAGGTGTTTGGGGTTCTTAGCCAATCGAGTCTATCGTTCCTTTCAGAAGGAGGTGGATCGTCTCCTTCAACCCCTGGGGCTGACCACCGCTCAGTTTTGTGTTTTAATGAAACTCTACAATCAGGACGGCATCACCCAAAGTGCTCTGGCTCAAAAACTCCACATAGAAAGCCCCACTTTAGTGCGCATTATTGATCGCTTGGAAGAGGCGGGGTTGGTAAGACGTCGGCCCTCACCAAAGGATCGCCGGGCTTATCGTATAGTCCTTACCAATCGGGGACGGGAGCTGGAAAAACAGCTTCGCAAAGTAGGGGAGACAGTCAGAAGCAAGGCTACCCGGGGGATGACAGAGCAGGAGTCAGAGAAGCTCAGAGATTACATGATGCTCGTTTGGGAAAACCTGGAGGCTCAAGATTAGTCACCCATGGCCTCCCTCTCTCTGCCTCATATAGATTTCCAACGTCTGGGGGAGCTGTTAAGTACCCAGTCCATTATTTCCTTTCTCAAAAGGACTGATCCGGTCGTTATTCTCTCCAGCCCCCTTTATTGGGGACCTTTGGCGGCAGTCATGCTTTTTCTTCTCATTCGCCGGGCCTACGCCACGGCCTGGCTTATATGCGGTGCTTTGGGATTGTGGGCCTTTATCTACTACGTATTACCCCGCACCGGCGGTCAAACAGATCTAAAGAGTATAGGGCTTTTTGTAGCTGGTGGTGTTGGGTTCCTCTCTGTTCTTTTCTACCTGGTCTTTGTCCGTTCTGACTAGCCTTGAACCGTTCGCAGAGGCTTATTGAGCTCTATCATTTGCTTCTGAATCATTTTGGCCCCCAGGGGTGGTGGCCGGCTAAGACCTCTTTTGAGGTCTGTGTGGGGGCTATCCTTACCCAGAACACCAACTGGCAGAACGTAGAAAAGGCTATAGCCAATCTCCGCCGTCAAGATCTTCTTGACCCCGAGGCCTTGTGGAGGGTGCCTACAGACCATCTGGCCCACCTTATTCGGCCAGCCGGATACTACAATCTGAAGGCCAGACGGCTCAAGAACTTTCTGGAGTTTGTTATGGAGGGCTGGCAGGGTGATCTTGAAGCCATGTTTGCCGAAGGCCTGTCGTTGCGGCCGCGGCTTTTGGCTGTCTCTGGTATTGGCCCGGAGACAGCGGATTCAATTCTCCTTTATGCCGGTCACCTGCCGATCTTCGTGGTGGACGCCTACACTAAGCGCATACTTCATCGTCACCTTCTTGTTCCTGAGGAGGCCGGTTACCAAGAGATTCAGGATTTTTTTATGGAGAACCTGCCAGAGGACGTTCAGCTTTATCAGGAATACCACGCCCTTTTGGTGGCCTTAGGGAAGAACTTTTGCCTAAAGGGCCGCCCCCGGTGTCCTCAATGTCCGGCAAAGGGGTGGTGAAGAATGATAGTTTCTTCTCGAGAAGCCCCCACAGAGATAAGCCAGACAGGTACTCCCGCCAGTTCCTCAATGCGTCGGATATAGTTTTGGGCCGCCGAGGGGAGTTCTTCAAAGGCCCGCACTCCGGAAATATCCTCAGACCAACCTTCGAGTTCTTCATAGATGGGTTGGGCCTGGGCCACCTGGTTGATGTTGGCCGGCATGGATCGGAAGATCTGGCCTTCATACTGATAGGCTGTGCATATTTTAAGGGACTTAAGGCCGGAGAGAACATCAAGCTTGGTAATAGCTAGGGCCGTAAGACCATTGAGGCGGACGGCCTCTCTAAGGACGACTATATCCAGCCAGCCACAGCGCCTTTTTCGACCGGTGGTGGAGCCAAACTCGGCCCCTTGGCGCTGGAGATGATCCCCGACCTCGTCAGTAAGTTCGGTAGGGAACGGGCCTCCACCGACCCTGGTGGTATAGGCCTTACAGATTCCCAGAACAACGTCAATCTTGGTGGGGCCAATACCGGCACCGCAGCAGGCTCCGCCGGCCACAGTGTTGGAGGAGGTCACAAAAGGATAAGTACCGTGGTCGATATCAAGTTGGGTGCCCTGGGCTCCCTCAAAGAGGATGCTCTTCCCGGCCTCCATGGCCTCGGCCAGCTTGACAGAGACGTTGGTTACATAAGGGGCCAGCTGTCTGCCGAAGGATAGATAAGTATCATAAATTGCTTCAAAGGGGAGAGGGTTAACTCCCAGGAACTTTTCCAGATAAAAGTTTTTTTCTTCCAGAACGTCACGAAGTTTTTCGGCAAAGAGATTCTCGTCTAAGAGATCAATAACTTTTATCCCCCGCCGGGCAATTTTGTCTTCATAGCAGGGACCAATGCCTCGGCCAGTGGTTCCAATGGCCTTTTTGCCCTTGCGGGCCTCTCGGCCGTGGTCAATAGCCTTGTGGTAGGGCATGATAAGATGAGCATTTTCACTTAAATAAAGTTTTCCCGGGGGTACCGGATAGCCTCGTTGATTAAGGGTTTCTATCTCCTTAAGAAGGACCTCGGGATCCACCACTACGCCGTTGCCGATAAGACAGGTTTTGTCGTCAGCATTGAGGATTCCCGAAGGGATGAGATGAAGGATGTATTTCTCTCCACCGACCACTAAGGTATGGCCGGCGTTGTTTCCACCCTGAAAACGAACAATTACCTGGGCCCTGGAGGTGAGCAGATCGACAATCTTGCCTTTACCTTCATCTCCCCACTGGGTTCCGACGACGATCACATTGGCCATGGATCTTTCCTCTTTCTGGTTTACTTTTCCGGCCAGTGAAGATACTTAATAGGATCCTGAAAGTCAAACAATGAATAGAAACGACTATCTTTATCTGATCGATGCCAGTTCTTATGTCTTCCGGGCCTATTTTGCCATAACCGGCCATCTTTCCAACCGTCGGGGGCTCCCAACAAAGGCCATCTACGGCTTTACCAACATGGTCTGGAAGGTTTTAAGGGAAAGGCGTCCCACTTATATGGCCCTGGTCTTTGACGCTCCGGGTCCCACCTTTCGCCACGAGATGTACGAGGCCTACAAGGCCAACCGTCCAGAGATGCCTGCGGATCTCATCCCTCAACTACCTTACATTAAAGAAATCGGTCAGGCCCTAGGGATCCCCATCCTGGAGATCGAGGGCTACGAGGCTGATGACATTATTGCTACTTTAGCCCGCAGGATAGACCATCAGGTGGTTATTATCTCTGGAGACAAAGATTTTCTCCAGCTTGTCTCCGACCGGGTCATAATTTGGGATCCGATGAAAAACATAATCTACGATCGAAAGGCTGTAGAAAGACGCTTTGGCCTCCCCCCTGAGAAACTTCTCGATGTTATGGCCCTTACGGGAGACTCCTCAGACAACATTCCTGGTGTCCCGGGTATCGGTGAGAAGACAGCCATTAAACTCATCCGGGAGTTTGGTTCCCTGGAGGCCCTCCTTGAAAGGGTTGAGGAGGTCTCTCGCCCTAGGTTAAGGGAACTCCTTAAGGCCCATGCCGAGGCCGCAAGGATCTCCAAGGAGCTGATCAGGCTCAAAGACAATGCTCCGGTGAGCCTGGATCTCTCGCACTATCGCCTCCGGGAGCCAGACTGGCCACGCCTGAGGGAGCTCTTCCGGGAGCTTGATTTTACCCGGCTCTTAAGGGAGCTACCTCCGGAGAAGACTATCTCTTATGATGATTATCATCTGGTAACCAGCGAAGAAGAGCTTAAGGACTTGGTGGCCCAGGCCCGTGGGGCCGCCCTCCTGGTTGTTGATCTTGAGGCCACAGATAAGGACCCTCTCCGAGCAGAGATTGTCGGGGTGGCCCTTTGTTTTTCTCCCCCCAAGGCCTATTATATCCCCGTGGGGCATAAGGTTTTAACCAGTCCCGATCAACTCTCCTTTGAGACGGTCAAGAGACACTTGGCCCCTCTTATAGAAGATGAGAGGGTTCCTGTAGTCGGTCAGAACATCAAGTATGATCTTATTCTCCTCCGCCGCCAGGGGATAGAGCTTAGAGGGTTGGCCGGTGATACTATGGTCGCCTCTTATCTGCTTGACCCCACCCGTCGCGCCCATAATCTGGACGATCTGGCCCAGGAATATCTGGGGCACAAGATGATCTCTTACCGAGAGTTGGTGGGCAAGGGCGGTAGTTTCGCCGATGTGGGCCTTGAGGAGGCCAAGATCTATGCCTGTGAGGATGCCCACGTGACCTACCTTCTCCATGAGAAGATGTGGCCCCTGCTTAAAGAACACTCCCTCTGGCCTCTTTTTATGGAGGTAGAAATTCCCTTAATTTATGTCTTGGCGGAGATGGAGATCGTCGGGGTCAAGATAGATCTCGTCTATCTCCGGGAGCTCTCGCGGGAGTTTGAAAGAAGGCTTCTTGAGCTTGAAGAGCGCATATATGCCCTGGCCGGAGAGGCCTTTAATATCAACTCTACCCGGCGTTTGGGATCAATTCTTTTTGATAAGTTGGGACTACCTCGCCTGAAAAAGACCAGGAAAAAGACGGGCTACTCCACAGATGTCGAAGTCTTGGAGGAGCTGGCGGCCCTTCACGAACTGCCTCGTTTGGTTCTTGAGTATCGGACTTTGGCCAAACTTAAGTCCACCTATGTTGATGCCTTGCCCCGGATGGTAAACCCCCTTGATGGTCGTCTCCACACTTCTTTTAACCAGACCGTTACGGCCACTGGCCGTCTCTCAAGCTCGGAGCCCAACCTTCAAAATATTCCTGTTCGCGGGGAAGAGGGAACCAAAATAAGACGGGCCTTTGTTCCCGAGGAGGGCCACCTTCTTCTTTCTGCAGATTATTCCCAGATTGATCTCAGGGTCCTGGCCCATTATTCCCAGGACCAAACTCTGGTTGAGGCCTTCGCCCGGGGGGAGGATATCCATGCCCGGACGGCCATGGAGATCTTTGGGGTTCCTCGAGAGATGGTCACTTCGGAGATGCGGCGAGTGGCCAAGACTATCAACTTTGGTATCGTTTATGGTATGAGCCCTTATGGCCTGGCCAAAGAGCTTAAAATTGGCCGTCGGGAGGCCGCTGCCTTTATCGAACGTTATTTTGAGAGATATCCCGGGGTGCGGGATTACATGCAGCAGATTGTAGCGGAGGCCCGAGAAAAGGGTTATGTGGCTACCATTTTCGGCCGAAAAAGATATCTGCCAGATATAAATAGTCCTAACCGGGCGGCCCGGGAGTTTGCCGAGCGAACAGCCATTAATACTCCCATTCAGGGGTCGGCGGCGGACATCATCAAACTGGCGATGATAGAAATCCATCGCTCCATAAAGAAAGAGGAAATGCCGGCCAAAATGATTCTCCAGGTTCACGATGAACTTCTTTTTGAAATCCCGGAGCCTCAGGTGGAAGATGTGGCCCGGCGTATTGTCGAACTCATGGAGACGGTGGTCACACTTCGGGTTCCTCTGAAAGTCAATGTCTCTTGGGGGAAGAGCTGGGCCGAGCTTAAATAATTTCGGAGGTGTCTCCTGACTTACTGGCGTAAGGCCGAAGACGGTCTAGAGAAGACGGAAGACTCCGATCTTATTCGGTCGGTCCTTGAAGAGGCCCGAGAGAAGGGGCTTTGGTTTGAGATCCTGGCCCCCGGGTTTCGTTCTGGTCCTACCGTCTTGATAGATCAAGGACCACGAGGGCTTGTTTTTGATAAGCCGCCCCGATGGCAGCCTATCTCTCGTAAGCTCCGGGTGGTTTTCCGAGACTCCAGTAATATCTGGCATCACTTTGAGAGTCATTTTCTCGGCCAGGATGAAAAAGGCCTTCGGCTGGCTTATCCTGAGCTTCTCTTCCGTCTAGAAAGAAGACAGTTCTACCGCATTGAGACCCCGGCTAAATCTCAGGCCCTTTATCACTACAAGGGAAAAGAGGGACGCGGGCGCATAAAGGACCTCTCCTTGGGGGGAATGGCCCTCACCGGATACAGTCTAGAAGTCCCTCTTCGGGAGTTTATGGAAGAGATCACCCTGGAGCTATGGCTCAATGAAACCACTCCTTACCCTCCTATATGTCTAGCCAAGGCAGAGGTGGTCAGACTGGTTGAAACCCAGGAGTTGAAACTCATGGGGGTCAAGTTTCATCTGACACTCCGGGAAGAAGAAGTCCTCCTTCAGTATATTCGCAAGCGAGAGGTTGAACTCCTTAAGCTGCGGCGGGAGGACTAATGGCCAGAAGGGTAGGGGTAGCCAATCTTCCTCTTCATGGAGGGCGGGCCCCCGGCTGGCTTTTTAATCGGATGGTCCGTTTGGCCCGGGCCATCTGTCTCCTGATCGTCGAAGATTATGGGCCAGAAGAGTTCTTGCGCCGCTTAGCTGATCCCTTCTGGTTTCAGGCCCTTGGCTGTGTGCTCGGTTTTGACTGGCATTCCTCAGGAGTAACTACTACCGTCTGTGGGGCTCTTAAGCTGGCCCTAAAGGACATTGGCCCGGAGGTAGGCATTTTTGTCTGTGGGGGGAAGGGGGCTACCTCCCGTAAGACTCCGGCTGAGATTGTGGCTGTTTGTGAAAAAGAGGCCCTCCCCCAGAGCTTTGTCTCCCTTGTTCAGGCCAGTCGGCTTTCGGCCAAGGTGGATAATACTGCCCTTCAGGATGGCTACACCCTTTATCATCATAGCTTCTTCTTTACCCGTTCCGGTCTTTGGGCGGTGGTTCAGCAGGGAATGAACGAGACAGCAGGTTTTGCCCGGCGCTATCACTGGTTGGCCGAAAAAGTCCGGGATTTTGTCTGTGAACCACACGCGGCCATATGTGCTCAGGAAGTGGCCCGTCCCCTTAATCTGGTGGCCTCCGAGAGTGCTCTGGCCCGGGAGGTCATTACCGCCCTGGCCAGAGAGCATCCGGAGGCCAACCTTCGGACTCTTTTGGGCCTTAAGCGTCTTGATCTTCCGGCCCGGCATGGGATCAAGGCCTCTGATCTTTTGCCCCGGGGGATGGAAAAGATTCTCATCCGCACTTATGAAGCCCAGCCCCAGAGTTTTGAGGGGCTTCTTTCTATAAAAGGGCTGGGCCCTAAGGCCTTAAGGGCCCTGGCCCTTACCGCCGAAGTGGTTCACGGAGTTCCGGTCTCAAGGCGGGATCCGGCCCGATATGCCTTTGCCCATGGGGGAAAAGATGGTCATCCATTTCCGGTGGATCGTCAGGCCTACGACCAGACCACCGCCTTTCTGGAGGATGTCCTGGCCCGGGCCCGGCTGGGAGACAGGGATCGTTTGTCGGCCATCAGGCGTCTTTCTCAATGGCGGCTTTTTCCGTCTTAAAGAGGGGGGTGCTTTCACCCTCGCCGGGCCGTTCGAGATCTTCCAGTTCCTTTAGGTCCGGAAGGTCTGATAGATTTCGAAGCTCAAAGACCTCTAGGAAGTAATCAGTGGTTCCGTAAAGAAGCGGTCTTCCCAGAACTTCTTTGCGTCCGACAATCTTGATAAGTTTTCTCTCTAGGAGCATTTTAAGGGGAGCACTGCTGTCCACCCCCCGGATATCCTCTATTTCGGCCCGGGTGATAGGCTGGCGGTAGGCGACGATGGCTAAAGTCTCAAGGGCGGCCCGGGAGAGTTTTATTGGATTGGCCTGCCGGATGCGGACGACAAACTCGGCCAGATCCGGGGCTGTTTGAAAACGGAAACCTCCGGCCACCTCCCGAATCTCTATCCCCCGTCCCTGATACTCTGCTACCAGCTCCCTTAAGGCAGCTCTCAGGGCCGTTCGGGGAAACTCCGGGAAGCTTCGGGCCAATCTCTCCAGAGAAAGGGGGCCCTCAGCGGCGAAAAGAATGGCCTCAAGGGCCCGTTTAAGCCCAGCGGGAGTGAGTTCAGACATCTTAGCTCCTCCCCCAGGCCGGTCGTCTCTGGTTACTGGACTCCGGTGACAGGAGCTGAATCTCTAAGGCCGGGTATCCGAGGAGCCTTTCTATGGAGCGGGTAAGTTCCGGGCTGGGCTCTACGGAAAACTCCTCCGGTAGTTCAAGCTCCACCTGTCCCTTTTGGGGATAAACAATAGAAAGGCTCACCGGACAGCGTCCTGGATGGGCCAGAAGAATTTCTTTAAGTTCAGGAATTTCAGCTAGGGAGACCTTGGGGGCCTCTACCCGGATGGTCACTGAGGCCAGAATGGCCTTCTGGGCCTCATCTAGATGGATAACCTCATCAGCGATAATTTTAGCCCCTCTTTCATCTACGTTAACTCTTCCCTGGACAAGGACCGGGGCATCGGCCTCTATCAAGGGACGCATTCTTTGGTAGACTTCACTAAAGCAGACTACCTCCACTAGGCCATGACGATCCTCAAGGGAGACAAAACCCATTTTGTCCCCCCGTCTGGTGGTTATCTCTTTGACCTGGCGAATAATTCCTCCCAGACAAACCCGGCTGCCATCTCTCATCTCGGCAATTGTCTGGGTATTG from Thermosulfuriphilus ammonigenes encodes the following:
- a CDS encoding DnaJ family domain-containing protein, which gives rise to MGILQVFEKIAERRIQEAMERGEFENLEGKGKPLVLEDLSHVPEELRMAYKILKNAGYLPPEVQLMKEIKTTEDLLDHLEDEGTKYRQIKKLNLLITKLNLMRRRPVNLEKEQVYYEKIVAKVRVRRRS
- a CDS encoding MarR family winged helix-turn-helix transcriptional regulator; translation: MTKPEFTLDRCLGFLANRVYRSFQKEVDRLLQPLGLTTAQFCVLMKLYNQDGITQSALAQKLHIESPTLVRIIDRLEEAGLVRRRPSPKDRRAYRIVLTNRGRELEKQLRKVGETVRSKATRGMTEQESEKLRDYMMLVWENLEAQD
- a CDS encoding adenylosuccinate synthase, translated to MANVIVVGTQWGDEGKGKIVDLLTSRAQVIVRFQGGNNAGHTLVVGGEKYILHLIPSGILNADDKTCLIGNGVVVDPEVLLKEIETLNQRGYPVPPGKLYLSENAHLIMPYHKAIDHGREARKGKKAIGTTGRGIGPCYEDKIARRGIKVIDLLDENLFAEKLRDVLEEKNFYLEKFLGVNPLPFEAIYDTYLSFGRQLAPYVTNVSVKLAEAMEAGKSILFEGAQGTQLDIDHGTYPFVTSSNTVAGGACCGAGIGPTKIDVVLGICKAYTTRVGGGPFPTELTDEVGDHLQRQGAEFGSTTGRKRRCGWLDIVVLREAVRLNGLTALAITKLDVLSGLKSLKICTAYQYEGQIFRSMPANINQVAQAQPIYEELEGWSEDISGVRAFEELPSAAQNYIRRIEELAGVPVWLISVGASREETIILHHPFAGH
- a CDS encoding GGDEF domain-containing protein encodes the protein MARVSVITKGYLSDPKDRLLLEAKGYQLAIKADLQSAVESLFNDPPDLLIIEKDLTGALEIEVIKALKNNLQLALLPIILVVGENDVSRGIDWEAYPVDDFICRHSPVEHLLNRVELAFARAHRVADNNPLTKLPGNSSILKAIQEAIEAGRAVVIGYVDIDNFKPYNDRYGFARGDEVIRMLARILVNVITEKAPQASFVGHVGGDDFVFICPLEVAEEVAREVIRHFDSLIKLFVDEEDLEAGEFVSKDRQGNLRRFPLPSISIAMVVNLPGRYSHYGEVASVAAQIKKAVKKIPGSTYLLDRRQAPSEQETSGYQHSQTEDLAHSQESQDKA
- a CDS encoding flavin reductase family protein, whose product is MGRQQIITKGITQGVYVVTVRAKDKINGMTAAWVSQVSFKPAYLMVAIAPQRYTYGLIQESGYFCLNALKEGQIDLAKHFGFKSGRQEDKFQGIDFLSALKGSPVLKEAFAYYECEVVSTCEAGDHVLFIGEVVDCAIQDEAAKPLIFRWDDYFGSK
- a CDS encoding HNH endonuclease, encoding MSKNGILSEKVLVLNRYYQAIQITTVLKAICQLFKGNARVITPDWTTHTLEEWVEASNFYDNGRLIRSPSLAIMAPEAIILNRYDRLPRSEVVFSRANLFIRDNFTCQYCGRSVRSAKDRTIDHIIPKSRGGKTVWGNVVLCCRKCNLKKGDRTPEEAGMKLLKRPTAPKWQQILLEEFPEHKRGIWKDFLEFAGLFR
- a CDS encoding tetratricopeptide repeat protein, with the protein product MEKDSTRGPEPSFHQRWVKLAEKYLREIIIVVVVAVIGAAAWGLYNHQKAQQAAEASLRLTTAEAKSPQEYRQVLKDIVKKYPHTGAATLARIMLAEGYRQDQQYKKAQEELKSALKTASKANQPFLLLGLGYLYEDEEDYHQAASYYQKALSFGEGIEEIVYLDLARVQEASGQIQAALSAYEKLIERKPFGQRLFFVEAKLAELQQKIKKGGL
- the lgt gene encoding prolipoprotein diacylglyceryl transferase, with the translated sequence MLPYPRIDPEIFRIGPLSIRWYGLMYVVGFLSAYLLVKRELLRLGEARRITRLDSLLFYLIIGLVVGARLGYVLFYNLDYYLAHPLEIPATWHGGMSFHGGLLGAILAGWLWCRRHNEDFFFWADRFVLPAPIGLGLGRIANFINGELYGRVSQVPWAMVFPQGGPLPRHPSQLYEAILEGPILLAIMWRARRKKWPSGVQLAVFLISYALLRFLVEFFREPDPQLGFVLGFLTMGQILSLAMLIAGGLLFRWRLTAIQQVG
- the polA gene encoding DNA polymerase I is translated as MNRNDYLYLIDASSYVFRAYFAITGHLSNRRGLPTKAIYGFTNMVWKVLRERRPTYMALVFDAPGPTFRHEMYEAYKANRPEMPADLIPQLPYIKEIGQALGIPILEIEGYEADDIIATLARRIDHQVVIISGDKDFLQLVSDRVIIWDPMKNIIYDRKAVERRFGLPPEKLLDVMALTGDSSDNIPGVPGIGEKTAIKLIREFGSLEALLERVEEVSRPRLRELLKAHAEAARISKELIRLKDNAPVSLDLSHYRLREPDWPRLRELFRELDFTRLLRELPPEKTISYDDYHLVTSEEELKDLVAQARGAALLVVDLEATDKDPLRAEIVGVALCFSPPKAYYIPVGHKVLTSPDQLSFETVKRHLAPLIEDERVPVVGQNIKYDLILLRRQGIELRGLAGDTMVASYLLDPTRRAHNLDDLAQEYLGHKMISYRELVGKGGSFADVGLEEAKIYACEDAHVTYLLHEKMWPLLKEHSLWPLFMEVEIPLIYVLAEMEIVGVKIDLVYLRELSREFERRLLELEERIYALAGEAFNINSTRRLGSILFDKLGLPRLKKTRKKTGYSTDVEVLEELAALHELPRLVLEYRTLAKLKSTYVDALPRMVNPLDGRLHTSFNQTVTATGRLSSSEPNLQNIPVRGEEGTKIRRAFVPEEGHLLLSADYSQIDLRVLAHYSQDQTLVEAFARGEDIHARTAMEIFGVPREMVTSEMRRVAKTINFGIVYGMSPYGLAKELKIGRREAAAFIERYFERYPGVRDYMQQIVAEAREKGYVATIFGRKRYLPDINSPNRAAREFAERTAINTPIQGSAADIIKLAMIEIHRSIKKEEMPAKMILQVHDELLFEIPEPQVEDVARRIVELMETVVTLRVPLKVNVSWGKSWAELK
- a CDS encoding endonuclease III domain-containing protein; protein product: MNRSQRLIELYHLLLNHFGPQGWWPAKTSFEVCVGAILTQNTNWQNVEKAIANLRRQDLLDPEALWRVPTDHLAHLIRPAGYYNLKARRLKNFLEFVMEGWQGDLEAMFAEGLSLRPRLLAVSGIGPETADSILLYAGHLPIFVVDAYTKRILHRHLLVPEEAGYQEIQDFFMENLPEDVQLYQEYHALLVALGKNFCLKGRPRCPQCPAKGW